GCCATAGTCAGGTTCGCGGCTCGCAAATTGGCGCGAATGAGCCGAGCGACCCGCATTTGAGCACCGGAGAGATTGGCCGCCGTCAGGACCGAGTCGCTAAGGTTGCAGCCGCTGAGCTTGGCCTCGCTCAGATCCACCCCGTCCAGATCAAATCCGTGCAAATCGACCCCATTCATATAAGCGCCTGCCAACTTGATGCCGCTCAAGATAGCGCCCTCAAAACGGACACCGCTCAGGCGGGCACCGTTTAGGTTCGCCCAGCTCAAGTTCGCGCCGGAGAGATTAGCCGATCGCAGATTAATCCCCTCCAAATTACTCCCGCACAGGTTCACATTACGGAGGTTGGCTGATCGCAGGTTTACCCCGCTGAGGCGTGCCCCGCTGAGGCGGCACTCGGGGAGCTGTGCCCGGACAAGATTCGCGCCTTGGAGGTTAGCCTTTGTGAGGTCTGCGTGACTGAGATTGGCGTCAATTAGTTTTGTGTAGCTAAGGTCTGCACCGTAGAGAAAGGCACCCTCAAGATTTGCGCCAACAAAGGAAGTTCGGCTGAGGTGGGCTGAGCCCAGATACGCCCCTTGAAGATTGATTCCTGGCAGCTGAACATGCTCTAGGCGAATCCCAATGAGATTCTCGTGACTAAAGTCACGCTCTCCGGCTTCGTAGCGTTGCAGTAGTTCCTCAGCATTCATAGCACCATGTCCTCGGGTCTAGGTTTATTTAGATTTCCCGAGAAGCAACTCACTGCCTAAACTCTTCATT
This genomic stretch from Geitlerinema sp. PCC 7407 harbors:
- a CDS encoding pentapeptide repeat-containing protein gives rise to the protein MNAEELLQRYEAGERDFSHENLIGIRLEHVQLPGINLQGAYLGSAHLSRTSFVGANLEGAFLYGADLSYTKLIDANLSHADLTKANLQGANLVRAQLPECRLSGARLSGVNLRSANLRNVNLCGSNLEGINLRSANLSGANLSWANLNGARLSGVRFEGAILSGIKLAGAYMNGVDLHGFDLDGVDLSEAKLSGCNLSDSVLTAANLSGAQMRVARLIRANLRAANLTMALLLRANLSEADLSKADCSTTDFREADCSQTNFNGALLEGADFSEARLCGAYLWSAKLRDAILRRTNFRGASLRGADTTGADQQDAILTEATMPDGTVFA